The region GTCATCGCAGCAGCCCTGACGGGTGCGCGAGGCTCTCCCCGTGTTTCAGATGATGGAGCTGAGACCCAGGGAGGGCTGAGTTGCCCCGAGGCGCCCAGGAAGTGAGGGACACGCCCTGTCTCCGTAGCCAGGCCATGAGTGAAATAGCCGCTTAAGAAATGTAAGACGATGGAGATGGAAAGAATGAAAGTGGGACAGCCATGACGTTTCCTGTATCCTGGAGACGTCTTTACATCCAGAAGCTCCTGCGACACCGGCAGGGTCCTGGGCGTTCAGAGTCGGCCTCTGGTTCTAGAGACCCCTTCCGAGGGTAGTGCTAATATTTAGCACTGAGTTTCGtttctaaaaacaaatgttttccaaAAGAGGAAAGTCCGTCTTTGAGCTCCTGCTACAGGCAGGCGGACAGGTGGGCAGGCGGACAGGCCACAGGTGGACGGGCCGAGAGGAGTGCACCTTGCACCCTGCCCCAGGGGCTCTCAGCCGGGTCAGAGGATGAGACAGACCAGGTCGTGCATAAGAACGTGACGGAAGGCTTCAGGGCTCAGCAGACGGGATTGCAGGGGAGTTTGCTGCAGAAGGTGCTGTTTGAGTTGGGAGCAGAGCAGCCGGAGGGACTGGGTGTTTCGGGCAAGGGCCTGTCCCCGGGGCTCTCCTTTGGTCTACGTCCAGCCGGGGGGCTTTGAGTGGCAGCCCCGGGAAGCCACAGGGTTAGCCTTGCCACCTGTGGAATGAGCGGGGACAGGAAAGCCCAGAAAATAGGGGTCCCGTGCGGGGGCCGCGGTCATCACCCACGGGAGTGGCACTGAGGGCTGCGCAGTACccgaaaggaagggagggagagacggggggtggggggtgccttCAGAGGAGCAGTCTGCAAGCCCCGCACTCATGCTGTGGAGTCAGGAGCAAagaaggggcggggggcggcacTGGGCTTCAGCCCAGATGGCCGCAGCAGCCGGGAGGAGCCCCCGGAAGAAGTGCTGTGGAAAGGGGAAGGAGCACCCTGGCCGCCCTGGCCGGGCTGGCTCAGTTGGCTGCAGCCTTGCCCGGTAAccgaagggttgtgggtttgattgtggtcagggcgcatgcctgggctgcgggttccatccccagtcacgCATGCAGGATCTCCTGTCCGggtgcataagggaggcaaccaatcgatgtttccatCTTATATCagtatctctttctctcccttctctaggagcaatgagagagagagagagagagagggagggagagagggtggggagagagagactgaggttGGAGCTAGGGAAAGGGTGCTGGGACTTGGGGTGCGACATTCTGTTATACAGGAGGAAGGGCTCCCCCAGCCTAAGAGTGGCAATGAGCATCATCCTGGCAGGCGGCAGGCCTGGGCTGCTCCAGCCCCAGCGTCGCCAGCCGGGAGCCGCGTGAGCTTCAGCCCATCTCTTAACCTCTCCCTGGCTTCATCTGACAAGTGCAGTAAAATAGAATTCTTTCCCCCACCCAAAGCGGGTCAAAGCgagaagaacaaaatgaaagatagaaTTAGAATATTTCCTTCTCCTCCCGTAAATGTATTACTAAACGCAGAAATGTGACAAGTGAAACTTGGTGAGTGAATGCAGCCCCCTCTCACTTACTCATTCAGCAGCTATCCATTAACCACCCGCTGGGCGCTCGCCCCAGGGCCAGGGACTTGGGAAAGCACGCGGACAAGAAAAAGGGCAGCAACTTCTAAGTAATTCTCACCGaccaggtggaggtggagggtcCCAGGAGATGGAGCAAGAGGAGAGGCAGGCGGGAAGCCAGGCGAGGAGAGGGTGCCAGTAGGGGTGCAGGGAGAGAAGGCCtggcgcgggggtgggggaggggggggctgtCCTCCGGTGTCACACTGGACGCCCTGACCCAGGACGTTGGTTTCCTGGCCTTCTGACTTCCTGGCCACAGGCCAAGGGGGCCGAGGGGAGAGAAGACGGTGAGTCAGCAGGGTTTCCTGTGTGACCTAcccagggcgggggcagggtctgaagctccctccccgccccaaaCGAGCAAACACACACCAGGGGGCACAAGAGCCCAGGAcgccccctctgctccccctctcttccctgcacgccagggtggggggcggggcggggcggccgcaGGGCTCTGAGCCGGGCTCAGAGGAGGGGAAGCAGCTTCCCTGAGAGCGAACACTATCCTCGATAGAGCGCGGAAAGGGGCCAAAAATCCTCCTTCTCGCCAGACAGTCTGAGCCTTCCCTTTGAAAACATCCCAAAGGAGAAGCCGAAACAAGAAAGGCCCAGTGGGTGGGGCTAGCCGCAAAGGAACGGGTTGGTCGGTCGGAAGCACCGCTCTCTGGGCCCGTTAGTGGTGGaccagcgcccccacccccgggtccTCGGGCCCCACGCCCCCTCATCTCTCCAGGCTGCACGTGTTTGCGCGTGAGTCACAACGCACACCAATCTGCTTTGTCCCGGGGCCCTCTAAATCAGCTGAAGAGCAAATGCCCTTTCCTTAAAAGCCACAGATCCAGTCTTACGGAGCTCCCAAGCCAACCCGCCCAGGACCACCATCGTCTCCCCGCTAACGCTTCCATCCCTCTGGTTCCCGCCACGGGGCGCCCGAGCGCGGACCGGGTCTCACTCTCGCCTTCTCCTCTCCCGCAGCCTGATCACCCGGAAGAAGCGCCAGGTGTGCGCCGACCCGGAGAAGAAGTGGGTGCGGGAGTACATCAACACCCTGGAGATGAGCTAGGACGGAGGGCGCCTCGAAGCCGAACCTGCGCGACCTTTCTTATTGCTTCTTGCTCTCGTCCTCACCAGCTTAGGAGCCTCCTCCCCagtcccctgctcccacccctccctgcagggcccacATTCCGCCGCACAGCAGCAGCCGTAAAAGCGTCCCGCACCTGCAGCCTCGGAGAGCTCGCTAAGCTCTGCCTCCCCGGGCTCTGAGCTTCGGACCCCTCGGCTCTGCAATGAGGAAGGAAGACAGCGCGCCTCCGGAGGCGAAGAAGGGTGAAAAACGGGGCTTCTGTGCAAATATCCCACGGCCGGAGCGCTCCCCGCGGCCCCTCACTGGGACAGGCTGACTGGCAAAAGTGACAAACTATCTTTCCATTAAAGTTATCGAGGCAATTGCAGAGCCGGCTCCTGGTTTGATTTCCTCCTCGGGACCCTGCCTTCCTCATGAGTGCTATGCACTCAGGGGTCCAGGGCAGGCACGCGTCTGGTGTCCACCCTAGATTTGGGGgccatggaaaataaaaacatttaagtgaatgaatgaatgaatgaatgaatgaatggagccctggctggtgtggctcagtggattgagtgccagcctgcgagccaaaggatcactgatttgattctcagtctagggcacatgcctgggttttgagccaggtccccagtagggggcgctgatgaggaaaccacacattgacgtttctctccctctttctccctcccttcccctctctaaaaataaataaatagagtcttttaaaaataaataaataaagagaagcaCCAACACAAAATGTGGCGGTCACATTGTGGGTAGGGGGATTACACCCCTGAATGGGGAGAGGTACGGTGCCTAGGGGAGAAAAGAGActtaaaagataacattttttaaagattttatttatttatttttagagagagggaaagggagggagagagggaaagaaacatccacgtgcctctccagcgccccctactggggacctggcccgcagcgcAGGCATGCGCCCTGCCTGGAAACccaaccggcaaccctttgattcgcaggctggcaccccaccccctgagccacaccagccagggcagataacaCTTAAATAGGGTTTGAAAAATTTGCAAAAACTGTGTAAGAGGTGGAAACGAAAATGACAGTCCTGACGGGTAGAGGCAACAGCATACGCCAAAGTAGGAAGTATGAACGGCTTCCCACAGATTTCTCGCAGTCCCCCGCCGCCAAGGAGGGAGGCGTGTGTATGAGGGgggcttcccccccaccccgcctgccgTTTTACTGGCAACTGACCCTGAGTACCCTTGCCCCTAACAGGGGCTGACATGAGCCTGACACTTCGACAAATGtgttggctcttttttttttttttaatttatgcctccccacagcccccctaGTTAGCTGGACGGTCATGACTTCCCCACTCTtcagaggaggaggctgagcccCCAGCAGTCAAATGACCAGCTCAATCCACGGCCAAGTAGTTGCCGGGGCCCGGGGTCAAGAATGGAACTGTAGCGTTCTATTCCCCTAGGAGACCTGGCCGCCGGGCACGTGGAAGCTTCTGTCTCCGGGGGCCCGGACACCTCGCTGGTCCCTCTCGTGTAGCCCAAGACAGGCCCCCCTGAGCTGCGTCCCACACCCCCAAAGGCCCTGAgttctaccaccaccaccaccttcaccaccaccctgcccGAGTTCCCTCCGGCCCCGCCGGAACAACGAAAGGATGGCCCAAGAAAAGTGGGTCCATATCTCCGACATCTCCAGGTCAATGCTCAAGTACCCCTGGCTGGAATACCCAGACAGGATCAAAGGTGAGGCCGGCGTGGAGAGGACGGAATCGGGGCCGGGGGTCTGAGAAGGAGAGCTCCCTGGCGGCTCCCCTCCCAGGCAGCGGGGTCTGGGTGAGTTCAGCAAAGCCTCGCCCTGGAAGGAGTCAGGGCAGGAAGGCCCCCAGACCCTTTGGTGGCTCCGCACAGCCCTTGAGGTAAGTCTCCAGGGTCCTCGAAGGTGGGACCCCTCGGGTTTCTCCAGCTTCTGCTCCCATGCCTGCACCCTGGCTCTCTACCTGATTCTCAGACCTCCAGATCTTTGCGTAAGTCGTTCCCCATGCTCAGGGCCTCTCCCCCTCAAACCTGGCCTGAAGACTCGGCCTGTATAATCTCTGGGAGTCCTTCCCCAGTCctcccagccaggggcagggccccTGGTCTGTATGTAACCTGTCTGTACCTTTGtgtccctctggcaatcacctcCACACAAACAGTCCTGTCTCACCAGCtagcccagtggttctcaaagtgtggtccctgcaCCGGCAGCAGCAGCATCTTCTGGGAAATGCAAACTCTCGGGCCCGATCTCCTGAGTCAACACTCTGGGGATGAGTCCCAGACATCCGTTCCAAGAAGCTCCCCAGAGGGTTCTAACGCACACTCCAGCATGAGGCCCACCGAGCGACACCAGTGCTTTCACCAGGAGCTGCACGTTAGAACCCCCTGGGGAGCCTCCCGAAccgcccaggccccctccccagagaACCCGCCCTGATTCCGGGGGTCTGACGGAGGGCCCAGGCACGCTGCTCAAAGTTCCCTCAAAACTTCTCAGTCGCAGCCAAGGCGGAGAGTCCCTCTGCCAGGCAGACCTCAAACTTCGAGGGACAGGGGTCTGGCACCAATAGcgccccccactttttttttaagattttatttatttatttttagagagggaagggagagagaaagagagagagagagcgagagagagagagagagagagaaacatcaatgtgtggttgctgggggtcatggcctgcaacccaggcatgtgctctgactgggaatcgaacctgcaacactttggtttgcagcccgcgctcaatccactgagctacgccagccaggttttttttgttttttgtttttttaatgagctGGTAATCTATACCAACTCTTTTATTCTTATGAAATCGTAAGCAtgaaattctgtaacacaacGATGTCACACTCCAGCACAGCACACAATGTTTTAGGTGAAGCGCTCAAATCCCTGTCCATCTCGTGCCAGACGCTCAGGTACCCCGCCAACCGCACGCAACGGCGttgcttctgccagaccctgaaCATAGACATCTTGTTAAAACGGAGATCCTGAtgtgggaggcctggggtgggggggggggggttggggtgcCTGAGAATCTGCGCTTCTGAGAAACTCCCGCGCGACGGCCGTCCTGTGCCGCCCGCACACCGCGCACCGTGAGCCGCCAGGCGCGGGAAAAGGAGGAGTCCCGAAGGACGGGTCGGAGCCTGTTGACCGCCCCGTGCCCGGCACTGGGTTTCGCGCAATGCCAAATCAGCGGAAGGAGGCCCGAATTCTTTAACCCGCCTTCGTAACCGCGGTCTCATTCTTACCCCAGAACTCAAAAAAGCCATGGCACCTGTTCACCTGCCCTTGTCCTGCTTCCAGGTAAGACCCGTGGCTTCTGCCTCCCCGGGAGCTTTGTTGAAGCAGGAGGGACAGCAGACTGTCCCGTCCTGTTACGGCCAGTGCACAGAACCCGGACACTCCCCCCCTTGGGGCTGCCACTCACTCCTGGAcaagtccctccctccctgagccccaggggcATCCTCTGCCACAGGCCAGGCCTTGCGTGGCGGCGCCCCTGATGGAGGAGCTGGGAGATGGCGTCTGCAGGGCCTGGGCTGACGGGCGGGCCGTGCTGAAGGATAAGTCGTTTTTATTCATAACACAGGGACCCTCCTAAAATACAGGGTGCCCgggtaaatttgaatttcagacagAGACGGTATCATGTTTAGTATGAATATGTCCCCAATATTGCATTCATTACCTGCAGTCCCAATGCCCCTGAATGCCCTGTGTTCATTTGTGCGGCGTTGACTGCTAAACCGGGGACTGCGCTGCCACTCAcgctgcccgcccgcccccacccaccccgccgcAGTTGCCCAAGGAGGAGTATCCCCCGAGCCCAGAGTGCTGGAGGCTGCACCAGAGCCATTCGAAGACGGTGCCTTACGGCTACTCCGAGCAGCCCGAGCTGTACACGTACTGGCAAACCCTGTATGAGCATCGGCGGGAACGGAAGGCCCAGAAGATGTTGCAGAAAATGAGGGCCCACCCCAGGTGTGCCTAAGCCCTCCctgttctccccaccctccccgcccagggagggagagggcaggagtgTGGTGGGGCCGGGAGGGGAGCGAGTCAGCCCACAGACCCCAGGGAGGACCCTGGGGCAGGCATGGGCCCGTCTGCCTTCCTCTGCTCTGGTCTCTGAGCTGGGCTGAGAACCGGGGGCCCGAGGAGACTttgtgagggtgggagggaggcagtgagggGACCACGGCCGCCTGTGCAGTTTCGTACAAAGGAACCTCAAAGAGGGCACGGCCGCCCAAAAAGCCTACCTCCCCATGACGCAGCTGGCTGTGAAACCTCAGAAGGGGCCCAAGTCTTTACTCCCTGCTGGGGACTCCCTGAAGCAGCAAAGATTAAAGGTCAGGGACcgcggtgggagggagggagggaggggagcccccCTTCCTGCGGATGCTCTTGCCTTGGGCTCACTCCATCCTTCGGCCCTTAGACCCCTGCCtgcaaaggggagggaggagaggagaaggggtgggaggggatgggctCCTTTCAGCTGGAAGTTCTGCAACGACACGgacccctttcttcccttcccctggctCCTCCGGACGGGCAGGAGCTCACGCAGAGCCTGAAAGCCCCCAGGGAGGACGAGCAGTTCTATGCGGCACAGGTGAGAGATGGCGAGGGTGGAGGAGCACGGACGGCCGCAGGTGGGAGCTGGCTGAGCTGGAGAGCAGAGAGACGCttgaggtggaggtggggggtggcaaGGGTGGGGTGGTGTTCCAAGAACAAAGTCCGGCTCTGTGTGGAGAATGGGAACCCCGGGGCAGTATCCAAggtcccttccctttcctccacccccgcccctgcaggctctggggtGCCTGGGCGTCGGTGACAAGTTTGTCATAGAGGCGCTGCTGCAGGTGGTGAGTCAGGGGCCGAGCCGGGTTCAGGAGAGGAGGGAACAGGGCGTGAGGAACGTGGGTGTGTGGACATATACAAATCTCCAGAGGGACCCCAGGGTCAGCCCCAGGGAGAGTCAGCCCAGGGTGGGTCAGCCCCCAGGAGGAGAGCCGCCAGCCCACGGCACACACCACTCGCGCCCTTGGCTTCCTTAAAGGGCAGCTTGACCCAAGAGGATGGGGAAGGCAGAGTCTGAAGATCCCTTTTGTCTGAGAAGAGACAACCGAAAAGCTAGGCGAGAACTGAGACTGAGTTCATTCTCCAGCCTAACTCAATCAGTCAGTGCCTCCTGTTTATTTGCCAGTTTACGATGGAGAGCACGCACCCTCCTCCATGATCCTATTTAAACATCACCATGCTAGGAATAGATAGTAGCATCTGCATTTTCCTAGCGAGAAAACGAAAGCCCGGAGAGGCCAAGCCACTTGCCCGAGGCCACGGGGCTGCTAGCTCCCAGACAGGTATTGGAACGGAAGTCTGACTCCCAGGTTGCCTTAGTCCTCCCCCTGCACCATCCTGGCTGTAGCCTGTATTTCAGCCTCGGCCAGTCGCTCTCCAGGCCTCCATCTGCTTATTTAGAAAATGACGTTAAGCCGAGATTCTCGAAGCTCTGACATTCCGTCGCCTCACGGCAGGCTTCCACCACCTCCCTCTTAACCCAGGCCCAAACCGGTCCGGAGAGAGTGGTGCGCGAGGCCTACAGAACCCTGGCCATGCTGGGTGAGCGCGCCCGCTCCCTGGGCAGGGAGCCGGGGCAGGTGGGACGGGACCGGCCGCGGAGCCCTCTGGGTAagggcgggagggggcggagcGCACGCCCACTCCCACCTGGCACCCACCTGGCCCTCGGCCGGCCGCGGGGTCCGAGAACTCACCTCGGTACCGTCGGTACCATTGGGTCGGGCGGGCGCGGGGGGGGGGATGGAAGGGGAGACTGGAAGTGAGGCGGTGCTCCGCCGCCACCGCGCTGGCGTCCCGGGAGAAGGGGCGACGCCTCGGGGACCTGGTGCTCGCAACCTGCCTCGGGGGCGCAGCGGAGCCGGTGGCCCCTGGAGGAGaggaggccctgccctggcctgagGACCCTCCCCGACCAGGTTGCCTGGAGAAGGAGGTGATCCAGGCTCTCATCACGCAGCTGAAGGGGCAGAGCGAGGAGCAGAGGATGGATACTCTGAGGGGACTCCGAATAGCGCTCAGCTCCTGGGCCGCTGTCCCCAAAGACAAGGTGATTGGGAGGCGCTCGGTAGCCCGGGGACGAGGCAGGACACGGCAACCGACGGTGCTGGCTTGGGGTTCGGTCAGGGACAAGGGAACCTAGCTCCCTTGATGGGGAACCTTCCTGACCGGAAGCCCTGGCGTGGCCCCCCGCAGTCCCACAACCTCTGAACAGCCAGCTTCCAGAGCCACGGTGCGCCGGCATCTAAGTCGGAGATAGCGACTGCCCTAGGGCAGCGCCGAGAAGACAGGGTGGGGCGATGCGCGTGGAGTGCCTCGTCAGTCCGGTGCCCGTGCTCTCTGAATGGCACCCCCCGTTGTCGTCACCCCTAAAATATCCCATTCGAGGAAAGCCTCTGTCAGTCAGGAGGGGACAGGGACCAAGAGAGTCCGCTGACACTGCTCAAGATTTCTCCCCTTTAGGCTCCTCTTACTTTGACCCGATCACTGTTCCAAGCGAAACAGAATTCGGCATTCGCCCATTTGCTCGACAAACACACACTGAACAGCTACTGCTCGCCAGGCTCTCCCCTGGGCCCTTGGGAGGAGGCCTCTGTGAGCCCGACAAAGATCCCTGCCCTTgtgagcttacattctagtgggggcCGGCCCGTAGAAACCGACCCACTTCACTGCATCGAGCGTGAGAGGTAGCGAGCGCCAGGGAGAAGGcgtgcaggtgggggaggggaggggtcgcAACTTGAAacggggcagagagggaagaccTCGTTCAGAAGGTGTCTCAGCACAGAGGCCGGCGAGGTCAGCCTTGCAGACACGAGAGGAGGCATTCCCGCAGAAGCACCGGTCGGTGCCAAGGCCCTCAGGCAGGGCCAGCCGAGGACTGGAATGGCggagaggccagtgtggctgcgGGGAGTGGGACTGGAGAAAGCGGCAGGGCATGAGGCTGGGTCAAAGGGAACGGACACTGGATCCGACACGGCCTTCCGGCCGATGTGAAGTGCTGGGGCTTTGACTCTGAGTGGAATAGGGGCCCACGGGAGCCAAGCAGCGGGTGGCACCATCAAGCATTCCGAAAGGTCTACTCTGGCTGCCGTGTTGAGAAAAGATGGGAGGCGGGAGGCAAGGTGGAAGCAGAAAGGCCGAATGAGGGGCGACTGAGGCAATCCTGGTGGGAAGACAGTGGacagattttaaaagtgaaactgGCCGGTTGAGTGTGAGCTGTAAGAGGCGGCGTGGAACCAAGGACGAGGCCAAGGTTTCCGGCCAGCCCGATGGAAGGGTACGGAAAGCTGCGGGTGGAACCGTTTGGGAGGTAATGCCTCAAGTCCAGTTTGGGGCAGGGGATGTTTGAGATGTCTAACGGATACGCAATCTGGAGTTTACGTAGAGAGGCCTGAActagaggaaggaggaggagttgTCGGCATAGGGAGAGCATGGAATGTCATTCAGCTGGCTGAGCTCGGTGACCAAAGAACCAGGAACCGAGCCTTGGGGCACCCCAGTGTTCAGAGAAAAGGAATACCCAGGCCGAGTGGAGTCCCACAGTCGTGGGCATGGGAGGCAAGCTGGAAGGGTAGGAGGGGATCCCCCAGAGGGGGACCCCTGAAACGGAGATCGCGGAGAAGCTGCAGCCATGAGTGACGGTGGTGTCTCTGTGGCAGTCAGAGCGCTGTCTCTCCGACAGGGCGGAGGACAGGCTGCTAGGGGACAGGAGCTGCATCGGTGACATGTGTGTTCTTATTAATGCCAGGAGTTAAAGCATCAGAGAGAGTGACGACGATCCATTCGGAAGATAAAGTCACAGAGAGACGAGAGGGTGTGACCTGGGAGCAAGTGGTTGACAGCAAAAACGAGgcgaagtggggggggggggggagaatccGCCAGCATGAGAGACTCGCTtaggggggagggagcagggtctGGAAGCAGTGACGCACCGCCCTCTGACCCCAGCCCCGtccccttctgtctccctctcagaGGTCCCAAGTCGGGGACGAAGGGGCACTCCTGTCCGTGCTGCAGAAGCTGATGCAGGCCTCGCCGGCCGAAGCAGCCTTGGAGGCGGCCCTGTGCTTGGGCTTCCTGAGGCCTGGCAGCAGCACCGTCCGCGAGTTCTTGCTGCAGTGCCTGCGCCAAGGGCCCCGGCCCCAGAGCATGAAGGTGCGAGGGAGGGGCAGGCggctgggctccctggggagCTCGGGGGAGCCCGGGCCCCGTGTGCacgtccccagggcctgggccctgtCATCCTCGCCCCGGGGGGA is a window of Phyllostomus discolor isolate MPI-MPIP mPhyDis1 chromosome 8, mPhyDis1.pri.v3, whole genome shotgun sequence DNA encoding:
- the HEATR9 gene encoding protein HEATR9; translated protein: MAQEKWVHISDISRSMLKYPWLEYPDRIKELKKAMAPVHLPLSCFQLPKEEYPPSPECWRLHQSHSKTVPYGYSEQPELYTYWQTLYEHRRERKAQKMLQKMRAHPRNLKEGTAAQKAYLPMTQLAVKPQKGPKSLLPAGDSLKQQRLKELTQSLKAPREDEQFYAAQALGCLGVGDKFVIEALLQVAQTGPERVVREAYRTLAMLGCLEKEVIQALITQLKGQSEEQRMDTLRGLRIALSSWAAVPKDKRSQVGDEGALLSVLQKLMQASPAEAALEAALCLGFLRPGSSTVREFLLQCLRQGPRPQSMKALRMLVKRMRVHSAETIRAILDQLCHSNVLEHRLEATQLLKAMGLEQIQAQGLEGLVFDLLRNKIHNEPFLVMRQAVAETVEELKMKPTMLNLVEAQLMSSNAIARREAVISLGVLGVRSLPVFNLLLDMLAEENSQSVKKSLQEAFVVLASTDPWIQNKVKNNVLCVQEAPKDDGKVEPTRFRPKLDRPEELDIQDFRLVQLRPLLIAKASAAASLQEKPSAQEGSTCYFASAFPPLVPEPQQHKPQVAGLWTLAIRKQLQVLAKTST